Proteins found in one Anopheles aquasalis chromosome 3, idAnoAquaMG_Q_19, whole genome shotgun sequence genomic segment:
- the LOC126575469 gene encoding C-type lectin 37Db-like, producing MATLRLLSLFAIVLSVLAQLASPQESDDNTFAVFRQKRYYFSDSFKLNWFKAMEYCRTRGMFLLSVRNPQEREAVIEYLDNTGYTKTHKGLWAWISANDLGEEGEFYWSTTGERVTYPNWSDTEPNNFKIDDCNREDCAILEYWAEGGANYNYTFNDRYCMREYHFICETLLE from the exons ATGGCGACGTTGAGATTGCTGTCGCTGTTTGCTATTGTGTTAAGTGTTTTAGCACAACTCGCATCTCCCCAGGAGAGTGATGACAATACGTTTGCTGTGTTCCGGCAAAAGAGATACTACTTCAGTGACTCGTTCAAG CTGAATTGGTTCAAGGCAATGGAATACTGCCGAACCCGCGGAATGTTTCTGCTCTCGGTGCGTAATCCCCAGGAGCGGGAAGCAGTGATCGAGTACCTGGACAATACGGGCTACACCAAAACGCACAAGGGTCTCTGGGCTTGGATATCGGCAAACGATCTGGGTGAGGAAGGGGAGTTCTATTGGTCAACGACTGGCGAACGAGTAACGTACCCCAACTGGAGCGATACGGAgccaaacaattttaaaattgaCGACTGCAATAGGGAGGACTGTGCTATCCTGGAGTACTGGGCGGAGGGTGGCGCCAATTACAATTACACCTTCAACGATCGCTACTGTATGCGAGAATATCATTTCATCTGTGAAACACTGTTAGAGTAG